The following proteins are co-located in the Leptospira weilii genome:
- a CDS encoding LIC10173 family protein codes for MRKSHIDFLREMVTNIEIEETVVFSPEKFFEYQPPMDQIEEQIPCAIIRFSEPTNVLGKKIKLRLEKIVRGNSTFIQYAVRQAKQDFKYTIDFWMNTPEADVGSTVSNRGILDQCVLYVSQRRWFKTEEQIPIRVRLGKSSVVDDPAKESGNYKLYLEVIFNDGLYTIEEEETLSGVELEAAEPIIEGV; via the coding sequence ATGAGAAAATCTCACATCGACTTCCTCCGCGAGATGGTAACGAATATCGAGATCGAAGAAACGGTCGTATTTTCGCCGGAAAAATTCTTCGAATATCAACCTCCGATGGATCAGATCGAAGAACAAATTCCTTGCGCGATCATTCGTTTTTCGGAACCGACGAACGTTCTTGGAAAGAAAATCAAACTTCGGTTGGAAAAGATCGTTCGCGGAAATTCGACTTTTATTCAGTACGCGGTAAGACAGGCAAAACAAGATTTCAAATACACAATCGATTTTTGGATGAACACCCCGGAAGCGGATGTTGGAAGCACGGTTTCAAATCGCGGAATTCTCGATCAATGTGTTTTATACGTGAGCCAAAGAAGATGGTTTAAAACGGAAGAACAGATTCCGATTCGTGTTCGTCTCGGGAAATCAAGCGTTGTGGATGATCCCGCAAAAGAATCAGGCAATTATAAACTCTATCTGGAAGTTATCTTCAACGACGGTCTTTATACGATCGAAGAGGAAGAGACTCTTTCCGGAGTAGAACTCGAGGCCGCAGAGCCAATCATAGAAGGAGTGTAA
- a CDS encoding transposase family protein codes for MKVLDLGIVIPLYREWVYAKTVIQNAKIRGEIVQKAIRILGLSKPRVYDVFNRLEKGESVVSVAKVKRKKTGSRLGSLEKELREKEGFALCELMYAGEVLHEQKKQTKAEGNAKTVGFTLNRDYGKSQEFAIELAEKLGKVRPGVWDRHKFGRWLNEKGLARKQVKQPLASITWSEPYANRAWMIDASPLNAVYLHPSKKYLAVRPDLEMGITRIYEGSEDSQLRKVIIYVAVEVYSKTFYVYAYAPSAIGGDSTHGGENSTDWADFFTRAVLPKEDDYIPLQGLQEILYTDGHSAFKTLDPFFYRLGIKRIPHFPGHSKAKGPVESRISAIKRSCEVRIVKGMISNLDELNELLYRYQIHRNDKLGNYAKWLASVQKNPIRAVTKQNLKDAMVSELVRDVDAYGCVSIEARKYLLRYSSEEVAIDRCGEEVSIYKRYDGSYVATTNDGRHLLLDDQGPIGRTSGSYENVGGRKGFRETERVKNRKKALKGAKSVEKSLVLSDVLPDLPEIPYGKLNIPKLEMKTHTPAPPTEFSTVDDAYDWLLEELEFSEEIPDEEIDKIVLYNLKSCKRKVGSIPAQEVLDLVEMIREYFTSKESGN; via the coding sequence ATGAAAGTTCTGGATTTAGGAATCGTAATTCCATTGTACAGAGAATGGGTATATGCAAAAACGGTAATACAAAACGCGAAAATCAGAGGTGAAATCGTTCAAAAAGCGATTCGAATTCTCGGACTTTCCAAGCCAAGAGTGTATGACGTATTCAACCGACTCGAAAAAGGAGAGTCGGTTGTTTCGGTCGCAAAAGTAAAACGCAAAAAAACCGGATCGAGACTCGGAAGTTTGGAAAAGGAACTCAGAGAGAAAGAGGGTTTTGCACTTTGCGAACTCATGTACGCCGGTGAAGTTCTTCACGAACAAAAGAAACAGACGAAAGCGGAAGGGAATGCAAAAACGGTCGGATTCACGCTCAATCGTGATTACGGAAAGTCGCAGGAATTTGCAATCGAACTCGCGGAGAAACTCGGCAAAGTCCGCCCTGGCGTTTGGGATCGTCACAAGTTTGGACGGTGGCTGAACGAAAAGGGACTCGCTCGTAAACAAGTAAAACAACCCTTAGCTTCCATAACATGGTCGGAACCGTACGCAAATCGTGCGTGGATGATCGATGCTTCTCCGCTTAACGCGGTGTATCTCCATCCTTCTAAAAAATACCTTGCAGTCCGTCCGGATTTAGAAATGGGAATCACTCGGATTTACGAAGGATCCGAAGACTCCCAACTCAGAAAGGTAATTATCTATGTCGCGGTGGAAGTCTATTCGAAAACGTTCTACGTGTACGCGTATGCACCAAGCGCGATCGGAGGCGACTCAACACACGGAGGTGAGAATTCTACAGACTGGGCGGACTTTTTTACAAGAGCCGTCCTTCCGAAAGAAGACGATTACATTCCCTTACAAGGACTTCAAGAAATCCTCTATACCGACGGACACTCCGCCTTCAAAACTCTGGATCCATTTTTTTACCGCCTCGGAATCAAGCGGATCCCGCACTTTCCAGGTCACTCCAAAGCCAAGGGTCCAGTGGAATCCCGGATCTCCGCTATTAAACGAAGCTGCGAAGTTCGAATCGTAAAGGGAATGATTTCGAATTTGGATGAGTTGAATGAACTTCTGTATCGTTATCAGATTCATCGAAACGACAAACTCGGAAATTATGCGAAATGGCTTGCATCCGTTCAAAAAAATCCGATCCGCGCCGTCACAAAACAAAACTTGAAAGACGCGATGGTTTCCGAACTCGTCCGAGACGTGGACGCGTACGGTTGTGTTTCAATCGAAGCGCGAAAGTATCTTCTTCGTTATTCATCGGAAGAAGTCGCGATTGATCGTTGTGGTGAAGAAGTCTCTATCTACAAACGATATGACGGTTCTTACGTTGCTACCACAAACGACGGAAGGCATTTACTTCTCGACGACCAAGGTCCGATCGGAAGAACTTCCGGTTCGTACGAAAACGTCGGTGGACGAAAAGGATTTCGTGAAACCGAACGAGTAAAGAATCGAAAGAAAGCCTTGAAAGGCGCTAAGTCTGTGGAAAAATCCCTTGTCCTTTCCGACGTTTTACCGGATTTACCGGAAATTCCATACGGAAAACTGAATATTCCAAAACTGGAAATGAAGACTCATACTCCCGCTCCCCCAACGGAATTTTCGACGGTGGACGACGCGTATGACTGGCTTCTAGAAGAACTCGAATTCAGCGAAGAAATTCCGGATGAGGAAATAGACAAAATCGTTCTCTACAATCTGAAATCCTGCAAACGAAAAGTCGGATCGATCCCCGCGCAGGAGGTCCTTGATCTTGTGGAAATGATCCGCGAATACTTCACAAGCAAGGAGTCAGGAAATTGA
- a CDS encoding LIC10183 family protein, with amino-acid sequence MDFLTDALTEDLLLDSKTFDFAESESEIEVVRSMVMEAFDMTPADDIDFPEIYSRQRKHLYEDDDNGPQERMNDAFRILEQFPQIDSDTIKISVLKEGLSIYFRLKTGEELVLNLGGNS; translated from the coding sequence GTGGATTTTTTAACCGACGCGCTTACTGAGGATTTACTACTCGATTCAAAAACTTTTGATTTTGCGGAAAGCGAATCGGAAATAGAAGTCGTGCGCTCGATGGTGATGGAAGCGTTCGATATGACTCCTGCGGACGACATTGATTTTCCAGAAATCTACAGCCGTCAAAGAAAGCATCTTTACGAAGACGACGATAACGGTCCTCAAGAAAGGATGAACGATGCGTTCCGGATCTTAGAACAATTCCCCCAAATCGATTCCGACACAATTAAGATTTCCGTACTCAAAGAAGGTCTTTCTATCTACTTCCGATTAAAAACCGGAGAAGAACTCGTCTTGAATCTTGGGGGAAACTCATGA
- a CDS encoding LIC_10177 family protein: protein MEIQGTQKHDDYQQAIASLPEEYVPIDEGFLTHYEVEIEAIKEFLSDKGGLHLIQVDEYSTLCRVPSKETLSKASERSKKLDPIEADIDFVGRCLVYPSAATFSGWTNNGAPGLASSIARKIFDLAKLNQEAVSKKL, encoded by the coding sequence ATGGAAATCCAAGGCACTCAAAAACATGACGACTACCAACAGGCAATCGCAAGCCTTCCCGAAGAGTACGTTCCGATAGACGAAGGATTCCTTACACATTACGAAGTGGAAATCGAAGCGATCAAAGAGTTTTTATCCGACAAGGGTGGACTTCATCTCATTCAAGTGGACGAGTATTCCACTCTGTGCAGAGTTCCCTCGAAAGAAACTCTTTCCAAAGCTTCGGAGCGTAGTAAAAAGTTAGATCCGATCGAAGCCGATATTGATTTCGTAGGTCGCTGTTTGGTGTATCCAAGTGCTGCAACATTTTCCGGTTGGACAAACAACGGAGCGCCCGGTCTTGCCTCTTCTATAGCCCGGAAAATTTTCGATCTGGCAAAACTGAACCAAGAGGCGGTTTCAAAAAAGCTTTAG
- a CDS encoding DUF2586 family protein: MAVSSVSTTHVSGGLGNSFPYEDKVHAKIGEAEGYDANTPILISSYQQGKDVFIKGELVDALKQHFEEFDEELGEVPVPVLCVRPENDQVGSVDPMIPGSANTGLADPPTISGTPVGNRSVVIRVSKAGALGTAEYRKSEDGGDTFGPLLVTPVSGVIALAVGVTATFHNDTPLADTFHVGDTFTFNIKGPGPSEQSRLLAIQALKTVDQGSTPFYWFHHLGDVRRSFAFSVSVLLEEMRTENLFRIFAVLEIERKLPSESVESYFLRIGDEWDSFENERVCVVGAEGRYIPGGINSNGGWNASLELAGAIGEWRNAATFLCARLAAHRVNVSAAWVAKNKSRTFIGIRYWNEGYKGYRTAFDDMGLTILQIYPDYQGVFIASDNLMAGATSDFQYIPELRRANKMHRVVYRESLPFLKSDTETNSGSGGLDYLKAVIDAKVSSEMERAGEAEISGHEIKLQPIKTVNGRKILPATLKMFIKDRIDAIQWSTEFALA; the protein is encoded by the coding sequence ATGGCCGTAAGTTCAGTTTCAACAACACACGTATCCGGAGGACTCGGAAATAGTTTTCCGTACGAAGATAAGGTCCACGCGAAAATCGGAGAGGCGGAAGGATACGATGCAAACACTCCGATTTTGATTTCTTCCTACCAGCAAGGAAAGGACGTATTCATCAAGGGAGAGTTAGTCGATGCACTCAAACAACACTTCGAAGAATTTGACGAAGAGCTTGGCGAAGTTCCCGTTCCGGTCCTTTGTGTTCGACCTGAAAACGATCAGGTTGGAAGCGTGGATCCGATGATTCCCGGATCGGCAAACACTGGTTTGGCGGATCCGCCTACAATTTCAGGAACCCCCGTCGGAAACCGATCTGTTGTAATTCGAGTTTCTAAGGCGGGCGCGCTCGGAACCGCAGAATATCGTAAAAGCGAAGATGGCGGGGATACGTTCGGGCCCTTGCTTGTAACTCCTGTTTCCGGAGTAATTGCCCTTGCCGTTGGAGTTACCGCAACGTTTCATAACGACACTCCTCTCGCAGATACGTTTCACGTAGGGGATACGTTTACGTTTAACATCAAAGGACCCGGTCCTTCCGAACAAAGTCGACTTCTCGCTATCCAAGCATTGAAAACCGTAGACCAAGGAAGTACTCCTTTTTACTGGTTTCACCACCTTGGAGACGTTCGTCGTTCATTTGCCTTTTCCGTTTCGGTTCTTCTGGAAGAAATGAGAACTGAAAATCTTTTTCGGATCTTTGCGGTTTTGGAAATCGAGCGAAAACTTCCATCCGAATCCGTAGAATCCTATTTCCTTCGGATCGGGGACGAATGGGATTCTTTCGAAAACGAAAGAGTTTGTGTGGTCGGCGCGGAAGGCCGTTACATTCCCGGCGGGATCAACTCAAACGGTGGATGGAACGCTTCTCTCGAACTTGCCGGGGCGATCGGAGAATGGCGCAATGCTGCTACGTTTCTATGCGCGAGGCTCGCGGCTCATCGTGTCAACGTTAGCGCGGCTTGGGTTGCCAAAAACAAATCCAGAACCTTCATCGGAATTCGTTATTGGAACGAAGGTTACAAAGGATACCGGACCGCCTTCGATGATATGGGTCTGACAATTCTTCAAATCTATCCGGACTACCAAGGTGTCTTTATCGCATCCGACAACTTGATGGCCGGTGCTACATCCGACTTCCAGTACATCCCGGAACTTCGTCGGGCGAATAAAATGCACCGGGTCGTTTACCGAGAGTCTCTTCCGTTTCTAAAATCGGATACGGAAACCAACTCCGGAAGCGGGGGCCTCGACTATCTCAAAGCCGTAATCGACGCCAAGGTTTCTTCTGAGATGGAACGTGCAGGTGAAGCCGAAATATCGGGACACGAAATCAAACTGCAACCGATCAAAACAGTGAATGGGAGAAAGATTCTTCCTGCAACTCTCAAGATGTTCATCAAAGACAGAATCGATGCCATTCAGTGGTCCACTGAATTTGCGCTCGCGTAA
- a CDS encoding phage tail tape measure protein, translating to MDTFELGVVLSLKDYASGRLGEIETRWKNVRKSMDETSASARLFDRSMGMVKTGQSLLEYGSGALYFSKSLIEAGLEAGKLEKNIESLGVTKDEVSKISSEVRGMTGDMGIAQETFLSGIYDIKSAISSLNPAELSSVAGALGKAAIATKGDFAGLADLFGTTHAQFKKMYNESDAAFALRFANTLSLSVQKFKTDGAKMQSAMQGLGATAAGMGVKLEEQMAVLGMLQNTMLPGVAGTSYRAFLSSVGEGFQKLGLSAKNAQGQIKSMPELLEEMNQKYQNSFVVNQATGNKVLKLDARNEIKRALGSEEAVAALENLLPKMGELKTSISEIQNANLSGTAEALNKMASINQDNLSSQLDRSAEAWKSLKTSLGQDISSGPILGITKGFGDMLSGLTKFLDQSPGLRKFISYLVIGGSVALFLGGAFTTLVGIVGMYTAVTNSAAAAKIFDTIATIKNWAAKVANRTATIALAVAEYALIGIVGAAVYTWKGLMFLYGVMTSRTKALAAWQTIQTGVTTGLAWASNLLNASLWANPITWVVAGILLAVGVVAAAAYYWNEWTTVVSNAWNQHKNLISVLLLLTGPIGWTIAALVKIKDNWATIAGWIDKAVAAVKVFFGAGGDQVAIGVTQNTLKPVSVKPATSETKSVFDSMKMGSVDKMLSQTGGSKLDLGNQAQYSKALEIPKLDPSLLNSPLQGYPGGTSKTPPIQITINRLVDKITFQNNSSGYKEAGGFIGNVFTTEIKKSAERGNPAVPFSFGSGGL from the coding sequence ATGGATACATTCGAACTCGGTGTTGTTTTAAGTCTCAAGGATTACGCATCTGGTCGTCTCGGTGAAATCGAGACAAGATGGAAAAATGTTCGAAAGAGTATGGACGAGACATCCGCATCCGCAAGACTTTTTGATCGGTCGATGGGGATGGTCAAAACCGGTCAAAGTCTACTCGAATACGGGTCGGGTGCATTATACTTTTCCAAATCTCTCATCGAAGCAGGACTCGAAGCGGGTAAACTTGAAAAAAACATAGAGTCTTTAGGTGTAACTAAGGACGAAGTTTCTAAAATTTCTTCCGAAGTTCGCGGAATGACCGGCGACATGGGAATCGCCCAAGAGACTTTTTTATCAGGAATCTACGACATTAAATCCGCTATTTCTAGTTTGAACCCAGCGGAACTTTCAAGCGTCGCGGGCGCTTTGGGTAAAGCCGCTATTGCAACCAAAGGAGACTTTGCGGGACTTGCGGATCTTTTCGGAACCACTCACGCACAATTTAAAAAGATGTATAACGAATCGGACGCCGCGTTTGCATTACGTTTTGCGAATACGCTTTCTCTTTCCGTTCAAAAATTCAAAACCGACGGTGCTAAGATGCAATCGGCAATGCAAGGGCTCGGTGCAACTGCGGCGGGGATGGGCGTCAAACTCGAGGAGCAGATGGCGGTTTTGGGAATGCTTCAAAATACGATGCTTCCGGGAGTTGCGGGAACCTCTTACCGCGCTTTCCTGAGTTCGGTAGGAGAAGGATTTCAGAAGCTAGGACTCAGCGCAAAAAACGCGCAAGGTCAAATCAAATCTATGCCCGAACTCTTGGAAGAGATGAATCAAAAATACCAGAATTCCTTTGTAGTCAATCAGGCTACGGGGAATAAAGTTCTAAAACTTGATGCAAGAAACGAAATCAAAAGAGCGCTCGGTTCGGAGGAAGCCGTGGCCGCGCTTGAAAATCTCCTTCCTAAAATGGGAGAGTTAAAAACTTCCATTTCCGAAATCCAAAACGCAAACTTAAGCGGTACCGCAGAAGCCTTAAACAAAATGGCTTCCATCAATCAAGACAACCTATCGTCTCAATTGGACCGTAGCGCAGAAGCTTGGAAGAGTTTAAAAACAAGCCTCGGTCAAGATATTTCCTCCGGTCCGATTCTTGGGATCACAAAAGGATTTGGAGATATGCTGTCCGGGTTGACTAAATTCTTAGACCAAAGTCCAGGGCTTCGGAAATTTATTTCTTATCTCGTGATCGGCGGATCCGTTGCTCTCTTTTTAGGAGGCGCATTCACTACTCTCGTTGGAATTGTAGGAATGTATACCGCTGTAACGAATTCCGCGGCGGCGGCAAAAATTTTCGATACAATCGCTACTATAAAGAACTGGGCGGCAAAAGTTGCCAATAGAACCGCGACCATTGCGCTGGCTGTCGCAGAATACGCGTTAATCGGAATTGTCGGTGCCGCGGTATATACTTGGAAAGGACTGATGTTTTTGTATGGAGTGATGACGAGTAGAACGAAAGCTCTCGCCGCTTGGCAAACAATCCAAACCGGTGTTACGACCGGCCTTGCTTGGGCTTCGAATTTATTAAACGCTTCCCTTTGGGCCAACCCGATCACCTGGGTCGTTGCAGGAATTCTTCTCGCGGTTGGTGTTGTGGCCGCTGCGGCTTACTACTGGAACGAGTGGACAACTGTCGTTTCAAACGCTTGGAATCAACACAAAAACCTAATCTCTGTTCTTTTACTTTTAACCGGTCCGATCGGTTGGACGATTGCGGCTTTGGTAAAGATCAAAGACAATTGGGCGACAATCGCAGGCTGGATCGACAAGGCGGTCGCCGCGGTAAAAGTTTTTTTCGGAGCCGGGGGCGATCAGGTAGCGATCGGAGTGACGCAAAATACCTTAAAGCCAGTCTCTGTCAAACCGGCGACTTCCGAGACAAAATCCGTTTTTGATTCGATGAAGATGGGAAGTGTCGACAAGATGCTTTCTCAAACGGGAGGATCAAAGCTTGATTTGGGCAATCAAGCCCAATATTCCAAAGCATTAGAAATTCCTAAATTAGATCCTTCTTTACTAAACAGTCCCTTGCAAGGGTATCCGGGTGGAACATCCAAGACTCCCCCGATTCAAATTACAATCAATCGACTCGTAGACAAAATCACATTCCAAAATAATTCTTCCGGATACAAAGAGGCCGGGGGCTTTATCGGGAATGTGTTTACAACTGAAATCAAAAAATCTGCGGAACGTGGAAACCCAGCGGTTCCATTTAGTTTCGGATCAGGAGGTCTCTAA
- a CDS encoding helix-turn-helix transcriptional regulator encodes MNALVTKTSKIKLSSHVRKLFYSTREFAKLLGKSEKTIQRWKEEQTFPFPSYELGERSTVWLISDVEKWLNSRAEKK; translated from the coding sequence ATGAACGCACTCGTAACAAAAACATCAAAAATTAAACTATCATCCCACGTAAGAAAACTATTTTACTCCACTCGCGAATTTGCAAAACTCTTAGGAAAGAGCGAGAAAACGATACAACGCTGGAAAGAGGAGCAGACATTCCCTTTCCCATCGTATGAACTTGGAGAACGAAGTACCGTATGGCTGATCTCGGATGTTGAGAAATGGCTCAATTCCCGCGCGGAGAAAAAGTAA
- a CDS encoding DUF6046 domain-containing protein codes for MFLDPIPGGTFLAVTGSDLDPVKIGGYSCPRGTKVTISQEKNYSKTTVPGREGTIKEVVGFHDWQLTIEFEFVSNTGMQLGAISELRDIESKWMKMDSLEIVHPKINALGIMKVFLIRIEFPDEDRGFELPVRIEAISDDPSFDLETSPK; via the coding sequence ATGTTTTTAGATCCAATACCAGGGGGAACGTTTTTAGCGGTTACGGGCAGTGATCTGGATCCTGTAAAAATCGGTGGTTACAGTTGTCCGAGAGGGACCAAGGTTACGATCTCTCAGGAAAAAAACTATTCCAAGACAACCGTTCCGGGACGAGAAGGAACGATCAAAGAAGTTGTAGGGTTTCATGATTGGCAACTTACAATTGAATTCGAGTTTGTAAGTAACACAGGAATGCAATTAGGTGCAATTTCAGAGTTACGTGACATTGAATCAAAATGGATGAAAATGGATTCCCTGGAAATCGTTCATCCTAAAATCAATGCGCTTGGAATTATGAAAGTTTTTTTAATTAGAATCGAATTCCCCGACGAGGACCGAGGTTTTGAACTTCCCGTACGAATCGAAGCAATCAGCGATGATCCTTCCTTTGATTTGGAGACTTCTCCAAAATGA
- a CDS encoding baseplate J/gp47 family protein, producing the protein MILYTTKSNVQREIERNVSNSKVFESHDFTQNSKASTILRSLANAIYLFIDQNLVALQKAIHYHTAEEEDLHEWLKRYGLEWKESTHAKHRIRIGSKTAVPYEVLIPVGKIVGTADHKIQFQITQESKILPTTPVDSRGFHTVEVICEALISGTKGNVAQNAISEIIDYIEDCDVVYNPNTIPEFVARDRETIASVRSRLQEAEIKSSSLWTPEWYVSEALGFSFVERAIFKSSKAIGIPGVVKLLLKGASGAISSAQLQIVETHFDSEDKNPGGVAKVVCENVSAIEVSKVFIIYFASAESIPDSITLENIVDTFFFSLKDGDDFVTNSLRSNLLNLPDAVQCDVDNGDNISIPPGSLAVKGSGFDVTATVYS; encoded by the coding sequence ATGATATTATACACTACAAAATCAAACGTTCAAAGAGAAATAGAACGGAACGTTTCTAACTCTAAGGTTTTTGAAAGCCATGATTTTACTCAAAACTCAAAAGCGAGCACAATTCTAAGATCTCTTGCAAACGCAATCTATCTATTCATCGATCAAAATCTTGTAGCACTCCAAAAAGCGATCCACTATCATACAGCCGAAGAAGAAGACTTACACGAGTGGTTAAAGCGTTACGGCCTGGAATGGAAGGAATCGACTCACGCGAAACACAGAATCCGAATCGGTTCTAAAACAGCCGTTCCTTACGAAGTTCTGATTCCCGTCGGAAAAATCGTAGGTACCGCGGATCACAAGATTCAGTTTCAGATTACACAAGAATCAAAGATTCTTCCTACAACGCCCGTAGACTCAAGAGGCTTCCATACTGTGGAAGTGATCTGCGAAGCTCTCATTTCCGGCACAAAAGGCAACGTTGCCCAAAACGCAATTTCCGAAATCATCGACTATATTGAAGACTGTGACGTTGTGTATAACCCGAATACGATCCCCGAATTTGTAGCGCGGGACAGAGAAACAATTGCAAGTGTTCGGTCTCGTTTGCAAGAGGCTGAAATCAAATCTTCCTCTCTGTGGACTCCGGAATGGTACGTAAGCGAAGCATTAGGATTTTCGTTTGTAGAAAGGGCTATCTTTAAAAGCAGCAAAGCAATCGGAATTCCGGGAGTCGTAAAACTTCTACTCAAAGGAGCCAGTGGAGCAATTTCATCCGCACAGTTGCAAATCGTAGAAACGCACTTTGATAGCGAAGATAAAAATCCAGGAGGGGTTGCAAAAGTTGTCTGTGAAAACGTAAGCGCGATCGAAGTAAGTAAGGTTTTTATTATATACTTCGCTTCCGCCGAATCGATTCCGGATTCAATCACACTTGAAAACATTGTGGATACGTTTTTCTTCTCTCTCAAAGACGGCGACGATTTTGTTACCAACTCGCTTCGTTCCAACCTTTTAAATCTTCCGGACGCAGTTCAGTGTGACGTCGACAACGGAGACAACATTTCCATTCCCCCTGGTAGCCTTGCAGTCAAAGGTTCCGGTTTTGACGTTACTGCAACGGTGTATTCATGA
- a CDS encoding helix-turn-helix domain-containing protein produces the protein MDNVSQNQNEISGRVRELISALGITQREFADKLNLTPAFINNVLNQGKSFSQETIIKISFKFRVNINWLLSGEGDMFIPSSEEIHKQADEFTELWGKLRKREGMIEFVRVVADSTDDEWKRIREMARLLLGK, from the coding sequence ATGGATAATGTTTCCCAAAATCAAAATGAGATTTCAGGGCGAGTTCGCGAACTTATTAGTGCTTTAGGAATAACGCAGAGAGAGTTTGCGGATAAATTGAATCTAACTCCCGCGTTTATTAATAATGTATTAAATCAAGGAAAATCATTTTCACAAGAAACCATAATCAAAATTTCCTTCAAATTTCGAGTAAACATAAACTGGCTCTTATCTGGAGAGGGGGATATGTTCATTCCTTCCTCAGAAGAAATTCACAAACAAGCTGATGAATTTACGGAACTATGGGGTAAACTCCGAAAACGTGAAGGAATGATAGAGTTTGTTCGAGTTGTTGCTGATTCGACAGACGATGAATGGAAACGGATTAGAGAGATGGCTCGGTTGCTACTCGGAAAATAG
- a CDS encoding late control protein, with protein sequence MALIMRQRLLIGGKILHKISEAELISGRKEPHAQLTIRLPKMKGYDSKAFKKGDLVRWWAWYEGYKESLEFEGKIVSISPKMPLEIVCRDNMYDLQLKTVNFNIDKMTIPSIVNRCISAEDVIPKIDPTIASIRLSYDILTAGKRAAFVLHRLKKYGIDAFFRNSFLVVQNPTKIPAPAKKKVFQLGHNVIKDNLSTRESRPIQVKLRSYNIDTGKMQEATYTENGGEELIFDLDGISFSELKKRAEEIYHEIAGTGLVGEFETFGVPSVQHSEIITFKDPDDKARSKDVFVDKVIKTWSAKNATFRQIIHPAVVKFKDAV encoded by the coding sequence ATGGCTTTAATCATGAGACAACGCTTACTCATTGGCGGTAAAATTCTTCACAAAATTTCGGAAGCCGAACTCATCAGCGGACGCAAAGAGCCGCATGCCCAACTGACAATTAGACTCCCGAAGATGAAGGGATATGACAGTAAAGCATTCAAAAAGGGTGATTTAGTACGTTGGTGGGCATGGTATGAAGGATACAAAGAATCCCTTGAATTTGAAGGAAAAATTGTGAGCATATCTCCAAAGATGCCTTTGGAAATTGTCTGTAGAGACAATATGTATGATCTTCAACTCAAAACTGTAAATTTTAATATTGATAAGATGACAATACCTTCAATCGTTAATCGTTGTATTTCCGCCGAGGATGTAATTCCTAAAATTGACCCAACCATTGCTTCAATACGATTAAGTTATGATATTTTAACCGCAGGAAAACGCGCTGCTTTCGTACTTCATCGACTAAAAAAATATGGAATCGACGCTTTTTTTCGGAATAGTTTTTTGGTAGTTCAGAATCCAACGAAAATTCCCGCTCCCGCTAAAAAGAAAGTCTTTCAATTGGGTCACAACGTAATCAAAGACAATCTATCCACGCGGGAAAGTAGGCCGATCCAAGTTAAATTAAGAAGTTATAACATAGACACGGGAAAGATGCAGGAAGCTACATATACCGAAAACGGAGGTGAGGAACTTATTTTCGATTTGGACGGAATTTCCTTTTCCGAACTTAAAAAAAGAGCGGAAGAAATCTATCACGAGATTGCGGGAACCGGTCTTGTCGGAGAATTTGAGACCTTCGGAGTTCCGTCGGTGCAACATTCAGAAATCATAACATTCAAAGATCCGGACGACAAGGCGAGATCGAAGGACGTATTTGTGGATAAAGTGATAAAAACTTGGTCCGCTAAAAATGCAACGTTTAGACAAATCATCCATCCTGCTGTTGTGAAATTCAAGGATGCAGTATGA